Proteins found in one Gardnerella vaginalis ATCC 14018 = JCM 11026 genomic segment:
- a CDS encoding carbohydrate ABC transporter permease, with the protein MKIVTLLDLLRRRVTLNKIINTLLAFVFIIVWIFPVYWMCVTAFSPRNEVLQSKPTLLPSHWSFEHMHDAFSSDSMLSYACNSLLVTVLSVVIAVIVAFLACAALTMHAFAGRKLIMAAVIVVQMIPATAILIPQFIVFNRFGMLDTYVGLVLAYVTAVLPVAIWNLRGFFLAMPMSIFESARVEGASEWQILWRITFPLAAPGIIATSVFACIHAWNDYLIAYTFMKTQEKYTLPVWLASFATPSGVDVGAQMAASLIFSVPVIVFFLIIQHGLTFGSMQGAIK; encoded by the coding sequence ATGAAGATAGTTACCTTATTGGATTTGCTTCGTAGGCGCGTTACATTGAATAAAATTATTAACACGTTGCTTGCTTTTGTGTTTATTATTGTATGGATTTTCCCCGTGTATTGGATGTGTGTTACGGCATTTTCACCTCGAAACGAAGTTCTACAATCCAAGCCAACTTTGTTACCAAGTCACTGGTCGTTTGAACATATGCATGATGCTTTTTCTTCTGATTCAATGCTTTCATATGCTTGCAATAGTCTGTTGGTAACAGTGTTGAGTGTAGTTATTGCGGTTATTGTAGCGTTTTTGGCTTGTGCTGCTTTAACTATGCACGCGTTTGCTGGCAGAAAGCTTATTATGGCTGCTGTGATTGTTGTGCAAATGATTCCAGCAACAGCAATTCTTATACCACAATTCATTGTTTTCAATCGTTTTGGAATGCTTGATACTTACGTTGGTTTAGTTTTAGCTTATGTTACTGCTGTGCTTCCAGTGGCAATTTGGAATTTGCGAGGATTTTTCTTGGCTATGCCAATGTCTATTTTTGAATCAGCTCGTGTTGAAGGTGCTAGTGAATGGCAAATTTTGTGGAGGATTACATTTCCGCTTGCAGCTCCAGGGATTATCGCAACATCAGTATTTGCTTGTATTCACGCATGGAATGATTATTTAATAGCGTATACTTTTATGAAAACTCAAGAAAAATACACTCTTCCTGTATGGTTGGCGTCATTTGCTACACCTTCAGGAGTTGATGTTGGTGCTCAGATGGCTGCATCTCTGATTTTCTCTGTGCCAGTGATTGTTTTCTTCTTGATTATTCAACATGGTCTTACGTTTGGTTCTATGCAAGGCGCAATAAAATGA